From Streptomyces sp. NBC_00370, a single genomic window includes:
- a CDS encoding AfsR/SARP family transcriptional regulator — translation MDRDIGPRVPEQWAPAVVDQEGELRFSVLGPVRAWRGGEVLPSGSPQQRALLAALLLRDGRTATSGELIDALWGDEPPSQALAAVRTYASRLRKILSAGVLVSESGGYAMRTSPEALDLNVAQELASDAEKARSAGDRSTARELISKSLGLWDGEPLASVPGPYAEAQRARLEEWRLQLTEALLDLDLELGSHAEAISQLTALTAAQPLRERLRELLMLALYRSGRQAEALAVYADTRRLLADELGVDPRPELSQLQQRILQADAELARPVEEPVPIQAVMRPAQLPATVPDFTGRAAFVRDLGRRLTAAEGSVMAVSALAGIGGVGKTTLAVHIAHEARPHFPDGQLYVDLMGAGARAAEPETVLGAFLRALGTPDTAIPDTLDERSALYRSTLDGRRILVLLDNARDAAQIRPLLPGTTGCAALVTSRVRMVDLAGAHLVDLDVMSPEEALQLFIRIVGEERVSSERKAALDVVAACGFLPLAIRIAASRLAARPTWTVSVFAAKLADERRRLDELQAGDLAVKATFELGYGQLEPAQARAFRLLGLADGPDMSLAAAAAVLDLPLHDAEDVLESLVDTSLLESAAPGRYRYHDLVRLYARVCAQRDEDSSSNCASALSRLLDFYLATAAEVYAIERPGDRLIDHLAPTAYQGLSFDDRQTALDWLYTEADCLLACAHHASRGTQLRKAVDLLWAAKDLAESGANSKQYESAALSARATAHATGDRHAEGRARTTLTNVHLVAGRYAEADEEARHIEPLARAAGDPAPVFWAENDRGIIAFNQGRLADAESFLLRAIESSRADNNRPAEASALCNLSRIHLSQGSTAKAIELAQQGIDIYDHLGLTLRLANARYALGVALTQAGNHQEALTQLNEALTTFGKNRQRLWEGTTHFRVAEAYLTARQPAKAAQHAEQALAIGCIGGDRIRASVLTVLGRALETVGQSDRARVCWREALALYEECDAPEASNVRSLLSPLSAA, via the coding sequence ATGGACCGGGACATCGGGCCGCGTGTACCGGAGCAGTGGGCTCCGGCGGTAGTTGACCAGGAAGGCGAGTTGCGCTTCAGCGTGCTCGGGCCCGTGCGGGCCTGGCGCGGTGGTGAAGTGCTGCCTTCGGGGTCGCCGCAGCAGCGCGCCCTGTTGGCCGCCCTGCTCCTGCGCGACGGACGTACCGCCACCTCCGGCGAGTTGATCGACGCGCTGTGGGGCGACGAGCCGCCGTCGCAGGCGCTCGCCGCCGTTCGTACGTACGCGTCCCGGCTCCGCAAGATCCTGTCCGCAGGAGTGCTCGTCAGCGAGTCCGGCGGGTACGCGATGCGCACCAGCCCCGAAGCCCTCGACCTGAACGTGGCGCAGGAGTTGGCGTCCGACGCCGAGAAGGCGCGGTCAGCGGGCGACCGTTCCACCGCGCGTGAGCTGATCAGCAAGTCCCTCGGGCTCTGGGACGGCGAACCCCTCGCCTCCGTACCGGGCCCGTACGCCGAGGCGCAGCGCGCCCGCCTCGAAGAGTGGCGGCTCCAGCTCACCGAGGCGCTGCTGGACCTGGATCTGGAGCTGGGCTCGCACGCCGAGGCGATCTCCCAACTGACCGCCCTCACCGCGGCGCAGCCGCTGCGGGAGCGGCTGCGCGAGCTGCTGATGCTCGCCCTCTACCGCAGCGGGCGGCAGGCCGAGGCGCTTGCCGTGTACGCGGACACGCGCCGGCTGCTCGCCGACGAGCTGGGCGTCGATCCGCGCCCCGAACTGTCCCAGTTGCAGCAGCGCATCCTCCAGGCCGACGCCGAGCTGGCCCGGCCCGTCGAGGAGCCCGTACCGATCCAGGCCGTCATGAGGCCCGCGCAACTCCCGGCGACCGTGCCGGACTTCACCGGACGCGCCGCCTTCGTACGGGATCTGGGACGGCGGCTGACCGCCGCCGAGGGGTCCGTCATGGCGGTGTCCGCGCTCGCCGGCATCGGCGGTGTCGGCAAGACGACGCTCGCCGTGCACATCGCGCACGAGGCGCGACCGCACTTCCCCGACGGGCAGTTGTACGTCGACCTCATGGGCGCGGGCGCCCGCGCGGCGGAGCCGGAGACGGTCCTGGGCGCCTTCCTGCGCGCGCTCGGCACCCCGGACACGGCCATCCCCGACACCCTCGACGAGCGTTCCGCGCTCTACCGCTCCACCCTCGACGGCCGGCGCATCCTCGTCCTGCTGGACAACGCGCGGGACGCGGCGCAGATCCGTCCGCTGCTGCCCGGCACCACCGGGTGCGCGGCGCTCGTCACCAGCCGGGTCCGGATGGTCGACCTGGCGGGGGCGCATCTGGTCGACCTGGACGTGATGTCGCCCGAAGAAGCGCTCCAGTTGTTCATCCGCATAGTCGGTGAGGAGCGGGTGAGTTCGGAGCGCAAGGCCGCGCTGGACGTGGTCGCCGCGTGCGGGTTCCTGCCGCTGGCGATCCGGATCGCCGCGTCCCGGCTGGCCGCCCGCCCCACCTGGACCGTGTCCGTCTTCGCCGCGAAGCTCGCCGACGAACGGCGGCGGCTGGACGAACTGCAGGCGGGCGATCTGGCCGTCAAGGCGACGTTCGAGCTGGGGTACGGACAGCTCGAACCCGCCCAGGCACGGGCGTTCCGGCTCCTCGGCCTGGCCGACGGGCCCGACATGTCCCTCGCCGCCGCCGCTGCCGTGCTGGACCTGCCGCTGCACGACGCGGAGGACGTGCTGGAGTCGCTGGTCGACACCTCGCTCCTCGAATCCGCCGCGCCGGGCCGTTACCGCTACCACGACCTGGTCCGTCTCTACGCGCGTGTATGCGCCCAGCGGGACGAAGACTCCTCCAGCAACTGCGCCTCGGCGCTCTCCCGGCTGCTGGACTTCTATCTGGCGACGGCGGCGGAGGTCTACGCGATCGAGCGGCCGGGTGACCGGCTCATCGACCACCTGGCGCCGACCGCGTACCAGGGCCTGTCGTTCGACGACCGGCAGACGGCCCTCGACTGGCTCTACACCGAGGCGGACTGTCTGCTCGCCTGTGCCCATCACGCCTCGCGTGGCACGCAACTCCGCAAGGCCGTCGACCTGTTGTGGGCGGCGAAGGACCTCGCCGAGTCGGGCGCCAACTCGAAGCAGTACGAGTCGGCCGCCCTGTCCGCGCGGGCGACCGCGCACGCGACGGGCGACCGTCACGCGGAGGGCCGGGCCAGGACCACCCTGACCAACGTCCATCTGGTGGCGGGCCGTTACGCCGAGGCCGACGAGGAGGCCCGGCACATCGAGCCGCTGGCCCGCGCCGCGGGCGACCCGGCGCCGGTCTTCTGGGCCGAGAACGACCGCGGCATCATCGCCTTCAACCAGGGGCGGCTCGCCGACGCCGAGTCGTTCCTGCTGCGCGCCATCGAGAGTTCGCGCGCCGACAACAACCGTCCGGCCGAGGCGAGCGCCCTGTGCAACCTCTCCCGGATACACCTCTCCCAGGGCAGTACGGCCAAGGCCATCGAACTCGCCCAGCAGGGCATCGACATCTACGACCACCTCGGCCTCACCCTCCGGCTGGCGAACGCCCGTTACGCGCTCGGTGTCGCGCTCACCCAGGCGGGCAACCACCAAGAGGCCCTGACCCAGCTCAACGAGGCCCTGACGACGTTCGGCAAGAACCGGCAGCGGCTGTGGGAGGGCACGACCCACTTCCGCGTGGCCGAGGCGTACCTCACGGCCCGGCAGCCGGCCAAGGCGGCGCAGCACGCCGAACAGGCCCTCGCCATAGGGTGCATCGGCGGAGACCGGATCCGCGCGAGCGTGCTGACGGTGCTGGGCCGGGCGCTGGAGACCGTCGGCCAGAGCGACCGCGCGCGGGTCTGCTGGCGCGAGGCCCTGGCGCTGTACGAGGAGTGCGACGCCCCGGAGGCGTCGAACGTACGGAGTCTGCTCAGCCCGCTGTCGGCGGCGTAG
- a CDS encoding protein kinase family protein, with translation MPHLAHNAGDTHDAGDTRDARLAHQARLAHQSRLAAYGAVSTALALISDRALRELLEAAEPLGTGIGGKSALLEVAGSPVFVKRVPLTDLERQPENVHSTANLFDLQPFCQYNIAGPSFGTWRELAAHTMTTNWVLAGAYEGFPLMYHWRVLPDSAPLPDELADVEASVAYWGGGSAVRNQIEARRGSSASVALFLEYIPRNLHQWLGQQVEAGDAAVDAACAMVEAELEAGTAFMNDNGLLHMDVHFENILTDGSRLYFTDYGLATSPRFDLSPAEVDFIDEHPSYDRVYALSYLANWLVTGLKGLGGRERQELLGAYAQGKHPTGVPAAAASILTRYAPLAVVVTEFFRELRDESRQTPYPAEEIRRRSP, from the coding sequence ATGCCGCATCTCGCGCACAACGCCGGCGACACGCACGATGCCGGCGATACGCGCGATGCCCGCCTCGCGCACCAGGCGCGCCTCGCGCACCAGTCCCGACTCGCCGCCTACGGTGCCGTCTCCACCGCTCTGGCCCTGATCAGCGACCGCGCGCTGCGGGAGCTGCTGGAGGCGGCCGAGCCGCTCGGTACGGGGATCGGCGGGAAGTCGGCGCTGCTGGAGGTGGCGGGCAGTCCTGTCTTCGTGAAGCGGGTGCCGCTGACCGACCTGGAGCGACAGCCGGAGAACGTGCACTCCACGGCGAACCTGTTCGACCTGCAGCCCTTCTGCCAGTACAACATCGCCGGGCCGAGCTTCGGGACTTGGCGAGAACTCGCCGCGCATACGATGACCACGAACTGGGTGCTCGCCGGCGCATACGAGGGCTTCCCCTTGATGTACCACTGGCGGGTGCTGCCGGACTCGGCTCCCCTGCCGGACGAACTGGCCGACGTCGAAGCGTCCGTCGCCTACTGGGGCGGCGGATCGGCCGTACGGAACCAGATCGAAGCCCGCCGGGGTTCCTCGGCGAGCGTGGCGCTGTTCCTGGAATACATCCCGCGGAACCTGCACCAGTGGCTGGGGCAGCAGGTGGAGGCGGGCGACGCGGCGGTGGACGCGGCGTGCGCGATGGTGGAGGCGGAGCTGGAGGCCGGGACGGCCTTCATGAACGACAACGGGCTGCTGCACATGGACGTCCACTTCGAGAACATCCTCACGGACGGCAGCCGGCTGTACTTCACGGACTACGGCCTGGCGACGTCGCCGCGCTTCGACCTGTCCCCCGCCGAGGTCGACTTCATCGACGAGCACCCGTCGTACGACCGCGTGTACGCGCTCTCGTACTTGGCGAACTGGCTGGTCACGGGGTTGAAGGGGCTGGGAGGGAGAGAACGGCAGGAGCTGCTGGGGGCGTACGCGCAAGGCAAGCACCCCACAGGAGTCCCGGCGGCCGCGGCGTCGATTTTGACGCGGTACGCGCCACTCGCCGTGGTGGTGACGGAATTCTTCCGCGAGCTGCGGGACGAGAGCAGACAGACGCCGTACCCGGCGGAGGAGATCCGCCGCCGGAGCCCGTAG
- a CDS encoding helix-turn-helix domain-containing protein, which translates to MAYADDLDPSDSVLAFYATDLRRRREAAGMSQRALAKAALMAPSLLNKIEAAKRLPTKELSVLADELFGTGDHFRRLWPLVMKYAYPKWFRPFVELEEAASQIRSFQVQVVPGLLQTEDYARAVLSEGRINRDRVEELVTARLERQRILEREEPPELWMVLDENVLRRRIGSVDTMRGQLERLLTAAQTPSNVVQIVPFDVGGHAGVGGPFSALAMDEGPDVVYVDGFLQGQIFAEIEHVRAATRTYDLLTADALSTDRSIHMIANALKELRP; encoded by the coding sequence GTGGCGTACGCAGACGATCTGGACCCGTCCGATTCCGTGCTGGCGTTCTACGCCACGGATTTACGACGGCGTCGCGAGGCTGCGGGCATGTCGCAACGGGCGCTGGCGAAAGCGGCGTTGATGGCGCCCTCACTGCTCAACAAGATCGAAGCCGCGAAGCGGCTACCGACGAAAGAACTGTCGGTGCTGGCCGACGAGCTGTTCGGGACGGGTGACCACTTCCGGCGGCTGTGGCCGCTGGTGATGAAGTACGCCTACCCGAAGTGGTTCCGGCCGTTCGTTGAGCTTGAGGAAGCCGCCTCGCAGATCCGGTCGTTCCAAGTGCAGGTCGTGCCCGGGTTGTTGCAGACAGAGGACTATGCACGCGCGGTGCTATCCGAGGGCCGGATCAACCGGGACAGGGTTGAGGAGCTGGTCACAGCCCGGCTCGAACGGCAGCGCATCTTGGAGCGTGAGGAGCCTCCGGAGCTGTGGATGGTGCTCGATGAGAATGTGCTTCGCCGCCGCATCGGGAGCGTTGACACGATGCGTGGTCAACTAGAACGTCTTCTGACCGCCGCTCAGACGCCCAGCAACGTCGTGCAGATTGTTCCGTTCGATGTCGGAGGGCATGCGGGGGTTGGCGGACCGTTCTCTGCTCTTGCGATGGACGAGGGGCCGGATGTCGTCTACGTAGACGGCTTTTTGCAGGGGCAGATCTTCGCTGAAATTGAGCACGTCAGGGCCGCGACGCGCACCTATGATTTGCTCACGGCCGATGCCCTTTCGACCGACCGGTCGATCCACATGATCGCCAACGCCTTGAAGGAACTGAGACCATGA
- a CDS encoding alpha/beta fold hydrolase: MSRNGKASAVIALCCTVAGAGLVGVGSVATAAADTVAVAGAQGRAHGGDVFTGTKKIKVDGKSVNVSCAGRPVRHQPVVVLLHGGGDSLETMAGIQQTLSEKNRVCSYDRLGAGASDQPDGPQSIKDSGKILTGVLDRVAGDAPVVLAGHSLGGLFAARYAPDHRDRVKGLVLMDATSPTQSADLINEVPASATGMAPELRDQTLAILKGDNPEKLVVPDGKVRSAGHIPVEVIKHGKQYLAAVPEYGQAMEDGWTKGQHKWLGVSSRSHLSVAKNSEHYIYVDQPELAVKAIQRVTAQVASHQA; encoded by the coding sequence ATGAGCCGCAACGGCAAGGCATCCGCTGTCATCGCACTGTGCTGCACCGTGGCCGGTGCCGGGCTTGTCGGTGTCGGGAGCGTAGCGACTGCGGCGGCGGACACGGTCGCCGTGGCCGGTGCCCAGGGCAGGGCGCACGGCGGGGACGTGTTCACCGGCACCAAGAAGATCAAGGTCGACGGCAAGTCCGTGAACGTCTCCTGCGCGGGCCGCCCGGTGCGGCACCAGCCCGTCGTCGTTCTTCTGCACGGCGGCGGGGACTCGCTGGAGACCATGGCCGGCATCCAGCAGACCCTGAGCGAGAAGAACCGGGTCTGCTCCTATGACCGGCTCGGCGCCGGTGCCAGCGACCAGCCCGACGGACCCCAGTCCATCAAGGACAGCGGAAAGATCCTGACCGGCGTACTCGACCGGGTCGCCGGTGACGCTCCGGTGGTGCTGGCCGGACACTCGCTGGGCGGGCTGTTCGCCGCCAGGTACGCCCCCGATCACCGCGACAGGGTCAAGGGCCTGGTCCTGATGGACGCCACCTCACCGACCCAGAGCGCCGATCTCATCAACGAGGTCCCGGCGTCCGCCACCGGCATGGCACCCGAACTGCGCGACCAGACCCTGGCGATCCTCAAGGGCGACAACCCGGAGAAGCTGGTGGTACCGGATGGCAAGGTCCGCTCCGCGGGGCACATCCCGGTCGAGGTGATCAAGCACGGCAAGCAGTACCTCGCAGCCGTTCCCGAGTACGGCCAGGCGATGGAAGACGGCTGGACCAAGGGGCAGCACAAGTGGCTGGGCGTCTCCAGCCGCAGCCACCTGAGCGTTGCCAAGAACAGCGAGCACTACATCTACGTCGACCAGCCCGAGCTTGCCGTCAAGGCGATCCAGCGAGTCACCGCTCAGGTTGCCTCGCACCAGGCGTAG
- a CDS encoding DUF397 domain-containing protein produces MISASSLPDVVWLKSSYSSNNGGDCVEVAPNLPGVVPVRDSKRPAGPVLMLAPAAWADFVAYAGLQERR; encoded by the coding sequence ATGATCAGCGCGAGCAGCCTGCCGGACGTGGTGTGGCTCAAGTCCAGCTACAGCAGCAATAACGGCGGCGACTGCGTCGAGGTCGCCCCCAACCTTCCCGGTGTCGTCCCCGTCCGCGACTCCAAGCGGCCCGCCGGCCCCGTGCTCATGCTCGCTCCCGCCGCCTGGGCCGACTTCGTCGCGTACGCCGGGCTTCAGGAACGACGCTGA
- a CDS encoding CatB-related O-acetyltransferase — protein MPVPADPTVLHPMPGQPRVVLLRPLITSPLIDVGEYSYYDDPDDATAFETRNVLYHYGPEKLVIGKFCALGTGVRFIMNGANHRMDGPSTFPFPTVGGSWSDHFDLLTGLPSRGDTVVGNDVWFGYGSTVLPGVRIGHGAIIGAGSVVTSDVPDYGIVGGNPARLIRTRYSAEDVARLLAVAWWDWSPEHITEHVRTIMSGSIAELESAAPGAS, from the coding sequence ATGCCTGTGCCCGCCGACCCGACGGTGCTCCATCCCATGCCCGGCCAGCCACGGGTGGTGCTGCTCCGGCCGCTGATCACGTCACCGCTGATCGACGTCGGGGAGTACTCGTACTACGACGACCCGGACGACGCGACCGCCTTCGAGACGCGCAATGTGCTGTACCACTACGGCCCGGAGAAGCTGGTCATCGGGAAGTTCTGCGCGCTGGGGACGGGCGTGCGGTTCATCATGAACGGCGCCAACCACCGTATGGACGGCCCGTCGACCTTCCCCTTCCCGACGGTGGGCGGCTCGTGGTCCGACCACTTCGACCTGCTGACCGGCCTGCCGAGCCGCGGCGACACCGTCGTCGGCAACGACGTCTGGTTCGGGTACGGCTCGACGGTGCTGCCGGGCGTACGGATCGGCCACGGCGCGATCATCGGCGCGGGCTCGGTGGTCACGTCGGACGTGCCGGACTACGGGATCGTCGGCGGCAACCCGGCCCGGCTCATCCGCACCCGCTACAGCGCGGAGGACGTGGCCCGGCTGCTGGCAGTGGCATGGTGGGACTGGTCGCCGGAGCACATCACCGAGCACGTACGGACGATCATGTCCGGCAGCATCGCCGAGCTGGAATCCGCCGCACCGGGAGCCTCGTAA
- a CDS encoding VOC family protein: MAVRRVVPNLPAESESETPEKNREFYGLLGFEEVMNHGWIMTLASPSTPAAQISFMTRDKTAPVNPDLSVEVDDVDAAYAVVLESGAEIIHPLQDEEWGVRRFFVRDPGGRVINVLGHR; the protein is encoded by the coding sequence ATGGCCGTACGCCGTGTCGTGCCCAACCTCCCGGCCGAGTCGGAGTCTGAGACCCCGGAGAAGAACCGGGAGTTCTACGGGCTGCTCGGCTTCGAGGAGGTCATGAACCACGGGTGGATCATGACGCTCGCCTCTCCCTCGACCCCGGCCGCGCAGATCAGCTTCATGACCCGCGACAAGACCGCGCCCGTCAACCCCGACCTGAGCGTCGAGGTGGACGATGTGGATGCCGCCTACGCGGTCGTGCTGGAGAGCGGGGCGGAGATCATCCACCCGTTGCAGGACGAGGAATGGGGCGTGCGGCGGTTCTTCGTTCGCGATCCCGGCGGACGCGTCATCAACGTGCTGGGCCACCGCTGA